A region from the Melioribacter roseus P3M-2 genome encodes:
- a CDS encoding UvrD-helicase domain-containing protein, which yields MKKLTPYQDKALRYDKDILLTANAGAGKTFVFARRYVDILLNESRDNNIDIENIVAITFTDKAAGELQKRIALEIEERINNETDFSKRRAIESIRRQLVNANISTIHSFCLNILHEFAPEANLDANFIPVEQSEAEDLLEISIDDTLKNLIETPEESENLKFLVRFFGGKHQLIKNIKQAVSNRKTLDTLCEFYARSGDDILETLKRRYEHVLELIFAKELPRLLNAVKTVNEKVREVNPSSGLISSVDVIVNRELTIENLPERLADLKKLREFITLSDKESLAKRGYLSKERDEVQYEIDIIQNFFADFNAVIDAEWKDDAIKKLIELGKAFIRVSGKVIESYNAKKKAKGYVDFEDILLLTEKVVKLDSAIEYLKTRYKYIMIDEYQDTNELQYNIFMPILDYLKHGNLFVVGDEKQSIYMFRNAELEVFNKTRKDIESKGEEGAILTLPHSFRLSPPIVLFVNKLFKNLFDVESEDLRNLFNEVDYNELVCAKSENEEGRVELLVADGAEISEEMLVADKIYQLIEEENLNPGDIGILCRKRKLFDKIERVFIERNIPYSIVGGRGFYQQQVVGDVFNYLSFLINNRNDAALVGILRSPFYTISDSELLEISMAEGDTFYEKLKNSAVTEEKYKHTAKQLSEHIKLAAYEKPYALIRRILVDTGYWAVISSKRDAEQQLANLNKLLAIARNFTTKNFANLYDFREALRDYIENYEDESQAAISKNQNAVNLLTIHQAKGLEYKAVFIFGANETAGGKSGLGIDKHFGIVSKVYPDNDFTREKESNPIDAIYNLIVRKKELAEMKRLFYVALTRAEKYLFITFAKNKPEKNTFMKLLFKGLRIENLENVDEKN from the coding sequence ATGAAAAAGTTAACGCCATATCAGGATAAAGCGCTAAGGTACGACAAAGACATATTATTGACGGCAAACGCCGGAGCCGGAAAAACATTTGTCTTCGCCAGGCGGTACGTGGATATTCTCCTGAACGAATCCCGCGACAATAATATCGATATTGAAAACATTGTCGCAATTACTTTTACCGACAAGGCGGCGGGCGAACTTCAAAAAAGAATAGCTCTCGAAATTGAAGAGAGAATTAACAACGAAACCGATTTTTCCAAAAGGAGAGCTATCGAATCTATCAGGAGACAATTAGTAAACGCCAATATCTCAACTATCCATTCGTTCTGTTTGAATATATTGCATGAATTCGCCCCCGAAGCGAATCTCGATGCGAATTTCATTCCCGTCGAACAATCCGAAGCCGAAGATCTGCTCGAAATCAGTATCGACGATACTTTGAAAAATCTGATTGAAACGCCCGAAGAATCCGAGAACTTAAAATTCCTCGTCAGGTTCTTCGGCGGAAAGCATCAACTGATTAAAAATATTAAACAGGCGGTTTCAAACAGAAAAACGCTCGATACTCTCTGCGAGTTTTACGCAAGATCCGGCGATGATATCCTGGAAACTTTGAAACGGCGATACGAGCATGTGCTGGAATTAATTTTTGCTAAAGAGCTGCCCCGGTTGTTAAACGCTGTAAAAACCGTCAACGAAAAAGTCCGGGAAGTAAATCCTTCGTCCGGCTTAATATCGTCTGTGGATGTAATTGTCAATCGGGAATTAACGATAGAGAATTTACCAGAGCGGTTGGCGGATCTGAAAAAACTGAGAGAATTTATCACATTAAGCGATAAAGAGAGCTTGGCAAAGAGGGGTTATCTCAGCAAAGAGCGGGATGAAGTTCAATACGAAATTGATATTATTCAAAATTTTTTCGCCGATTTTAATGCTGTAATTGACGCCGAATGGAAAGACGATGCTATAAAGAAATTAATTGAATTGGGCAAGGCGTTTATACGTGTAAGTGGAAAAGTTATCGAGTCTTACAACGCAAAGAAAAAAGCCAAAGGTTACGTCGACTTCGAGGATATTTTACTGCTTACGGAGAAGGTGGTGAAACTGGATTCGGCTATTGAATATCTCAAAACGCGCTACAAATACATAATGATTGACGAATACCAGGATACGAACGAACTGCAATATAATATCTTTATGCCGATACTCGATTATCTGAAGCACGGAAACTTGTTCGTCGTAGGCGACGAAAAACAAAGCATTTATATGTTCAGGAACGCCGAACTCGAAGTGTTCAACAAAACAAGAAAAGACATCGAGTCGAAAGGAGAGGAAGGAGCCATACTTACTTTGCCACACAGTTTCAGATTGTCTCCGCCAATTGTTTTGTTTGTAAACAAATTATTCAAAAATCTGTTTGACGTCGAAAGCGAAGATCTCAGAAATTTGTTCAATGAAGTCGATTACAATGAACTGGTCTGCGCAAAATCCGAAAATGAGGAAGGACGGGTGGAACTCCTCGTCGCCGACGGCGCTGAAATAAGCGAAGAAATGCTCGTGGCGGACAAAATTTATCAATTAATAGAAGAAGAAAATTTAAATCCCGGCGACATCGGTATCCTTTGCAGGAAGAGAAAACTTTTCGACAAAATAGAACGCGTATTTATTGAAAGGAACATTCCCTATTCGATCGTGGGAGGAAGAGGATTTTATCAACAGCAGGTGGTGGGGGACGTTTTCAACTATTTGTCGTTTCTGATTAACAACAGAAACGATGCTGCTCTGGTCGGAATTTTACGTTCGCCTTTCTATACGATTTCGGATTCCGAACTTCTAGAAATATCGATGGCGGAAGGCGATACGTTTTATGAAAAATTGAAAAACTCCGCAGTGACGGAAGAAAAATATAAACATACTGCGAAACAGTTGTCAGAACACATTAAACTGGCTGCTTATGAAAAACCGTATGCGCTCATCAGGAGAATACTTGTCGATACGGGTTATTGGGCCGTTATTTCGTCCAAACGGGACGCGGAACAACAACTGGCTAACCTGAATAAACTTTTGGCAATCGCCAGGAATTTCACAACGAAAAACTTTGCCAATCTTTACGATTTCAGAGAAGCGCTGCGCGACTATATCGAAAATTATGAAGACGAAAGCCAGGCTGCTATCTCGAAAAATCAAAATGCCGTTAATTTGCTTACTATACATCAGGCAAAGGGACTTGAATATAAAGCCGTGTTTATTTTTGGGGCTAACGAAACAGCGGGCGGAAAAAGCGGACTCGGAATAGACAAACATTTCGGCATTGTATCAAAAGTTTATCCGGATAATGATTTTACTCGAGAAAAGGAATCGAATCCGATCGATGCGATTTACAATTTGATTGTACGAAAGAAAGAACTGGCGGAAATGAAAAGATTGTTTTATGTGGCGCTGACCAGAGCGGAGAAATATCTGTTTATTACCTTTGCAAAAAATAAGCCCGAAAAAAATACTTTTATGAAGCTTCTGTTCAAAGGACTCCGGATTGAGAATTTGGAGAACGTCGATGAAAAAAATTGA
- a CDS encoding sensor histidine kinase has product MKGIFKKSNLKWISLSALLLLLLISAFAAPVLVDKKMWSVRLEEKLKETETLVADALDNKISRLASFNEKIKIKMPRLPEDNSFTENYFVFIFKEDSLIYWNKEADIEKPECGNLKLPYFFDEGLRVYLVYADTIVYNNNRYFIQTAEIFEQKYDLYGEESRVSFSDSLSIEAGTNITIDYKNTDVSVKDGRYRSFIFKSKDGNSLCKIIIENPSLDNEINNLKRTISTVQSLLIALCFFVSALILYVYVRRSNRITRFVFWTLAVGGGRILIYLLGIPSAYFHNALTDPSNFSSPFAFGLVRSPAEFLITAIAGTVIIVIGHKYFEEYYRNDEGAPKSRLSFIVALFVFTALFLLTLRGVGASIRSVVFDSSIRYFREFNLIPEPHILVMNLNILTLGFSAVLFSFVLLLSLYRLYPGNIKKDLYKLLAGLFLFLQLAGFLFDYFQTNPQGTPQIRISYILLFVITAYVILKNNPGHTTRFMLYSLAASVLVVNLLTYYNSELERESLKTTSLELTRNDENIYSFMVMQTLNQLTGDEEIINEFGKKANAKAFLAWNRSLLYNENVQSFIRFYYDDGKPAGGYLTNKNLESLLPDVLIQTDTVMLMQSPSIFGEFRIIRGIVPLTKDKSIVGYAEAGVVYNRVNLDFASMPEFILKKRILISDVIDPNRLVVFYLNGDIFKSSSDKIKLDDDFIDELKENFEANPREEWAVAGIDGEEYLFYITEISGLIVGVGKEEKNISWKLSDFFKVFFIHVFIIFIIILILSVLNYKRTIRLFESYKARLIAGFIVVSVVPMLITSVYIKNLIETKNDELIKKRLEEYSTQIKNYLENYPGLIKSEALFEKAALDLSVDFTVFQKNKYFYSTQPYYYMTGLMPDLINYKAFSDIEGRNKNIIYLSGVFEGIPYSALYTKIAAGGGEYILEINDFFNYISLPLSDIELDVFMFGILSLSSILLVLLSTLLANQISQPIIKLTSATKSLSGGDLSIKIEGKYTGEIGELTKGFNMMVQRLKENQEELAMMERETAWKEMARQVAHEIKNPLTPIKLSVQQLIAAYRDKSPKFDAIFDKVTNTVINQIELLTNIASEFSNFARMPKLNITKIDLTKIIESVIDLFQSEKIDIEFGKPSGRIIVEGDEQHFTRTFVNLFRNSVQANAKNIYVDIKEFDDYFEVTVKDDGEGIKEEFKDKIFEEKFTTKKQGMGLGLKLSRRFIESIGGEIELAETSKEGAVFKIKLPKIKT; this is encoded by the coding sequence ATGAAGGGCATTTTCAAAAAATCAAATCTAAAGTGGATTTCTCTTAGCGCTCTGCTGCTATTGCTGCTTATTTCGGCTTTTGCGGCTCCCGTATTAGTCGATAAGAAAATGTGGAGCGTCCGCCTTGAAGAAAAATTAAAAGAAACGGAAACTCTTGTAGCTGACGCCCTTGATAATAAAATATCCCGCCTCGCTTCTTTTAATGAAAAAATCAAAATAAAAATGCCGAGGCTCCCGGAAGACAATTCTTTCACCGAAAATTATTTTGTCTTTATTTTTAAAGAAGACAGTTTAATATACTGGAATAAAGAAGCCGATATTGAAAAGCCGGAATGCGGCAATTTGAAACTCCCTTATTTCTTTGACGAAGGGCTGCGCGTTTATCTGGTCTACGCCGACACGATCGTTTATAATAACAATAGATATTTCATACAGACTGCGGAAATATTCGAGCAAAAGTACGATTTGTACGGAGAAGAAAGCAGAGTGTCGTTTTCCGACTCGCTGTCGATCGAAGCGGGTACGAATATTACAATCGACTATAAGAATACTGACGTATCAGTAAAGGACGGCAGATACAGGTCGTTTATTTTCAAATCGAAAGACGGAAATTCATTATGCAAAATAATTATCGAAAATCCTTCGCTCGACAACGAAATAAATAATCTGAAGCGGACAATATCCACCGTCCAATCTCTTTTGATTGCGCTTTGCTTTTTTGTAAGCGCGCTTATTTTATACGTTTATGTCAGGCGTTCGAACCGGATTACAAGATTTGTCTTCTGGACTTTGGCTGTGGGAGGCGGCAGGATATTAATTTATCTGCTCGGTATTCCCTCGGCATATTTTCATAATGCATTGACCGACCCTTCGAATTTCTCATCTCCTTTTGCATTCGGACTCGTGAGATCGCCGGCGGAATTTCTTATAACAGCCATTGCGGGAACCGTAATAATTGTAATCGGTCACAAATACTTTGAGGAATATTATCGCAACGACGAGGGAGCGCCTAAAAGCCGATTATCGTTTATTGTCGCTCTTTTTGTGTTTACGGCGTTGTTTCTCCTTACGCTGAGAGGCGTCGGCGCATCGATAAGAAGCGTTGTTTTCGATTCCTCGATAAGATATTTCAGGGAGTTTAATTTAATACCCGAGCCTCATATACTCGTAATGAACCTCAATATTCTGACGCTCGGCTTTTCGGCGGTTCTCTTTTCGTTTGTGTTATTGCTGTCGCTCTATCGTTTATATCCTGGGAATATTAAAAAAGATCTTTACAAACTATTGGCGGGTTTATTCCTTTTTTTGCAGCTGGCGGGATTTTTATTCGATTACTTTCAGACTAATCCTCAGGGCACGCCTCAAATCAGGATCTCATACATTCTTCTTTTTGTAATTACTGCGTATGTAATATTGAAAAACAACCCGGGGCATACAACGCGATTTATGTTGTATTCCTTGGCAGCTTCGGTTTTGGTAGTAAATTTGTTGACGTATTATAATTCCGAACTCGAAAGAGAATCCCTGAAGACAACGTCCCTCGAGCTTACGCGCAACGATGAAAATATCTACTCGTTCATGGTAATGCAGACGTTAAATCAATTGACCGGGGACGAAGAAATTATTAACGAATTCGGCAAAAAGGCGAATGCCAAAGCTTTTCTTGCCTGGAACAGAAGTCTTCTTTATAACGAAAATGTTCAGTCCTTCATCCGCTTCTATTATGACGACGGAAAGCCTGCAGGAGGTTATTTAACGAATAAAAATCTCGAATCGCTTTTGCCTGACGTTTTGATTCAAACCGACACAGTTATGTTGATGCAATCCCCGAGCATATTCGGAGAATTCAGAATAATCAGGGGCATTGTTCCTTTAACGAAAGACAAATCCATAGTCGGGTATGCCGAAGCGGGCGTGGTCTATAACCGTGTAAATCTCGATTTTGCCTCGATGCCGGAATTTATTCTTAAAAAACGCATTCTTATTTCCGATGTCATCGATCCTAACAGGTTGGTAGTCTTTTATTTGAACGGGGATATATTCAAATCCTCGTCGGACAAAATAAAATTAGACGACGATTTCATTGATGAGCTGAAAGAAAATTTCGAAGCTAATCCCCGGGAAGAGTGGGCGGTTGCCGGTATCGACGGAGAAGAATACCTCTTTTACATTACCGAAATATCTGGATTGATTGTCGGAGTGGGTAAAGAAGAAAAAAATATTTCTTGGAAATTATCCGACTTTTTCAAAGTCTTTTTTATTCACGTGTTCATTATCTTTATTATAATTCTCATCCTCTCCGTTTTGAATTATAAAAGAACAATTAGGCTCTTCGAAAGTTATAAAGCGCGTCTGATCGCCGGCTTCATTGTGGTATCGGTTGTGCCGATGCTGATTACGAGCGTATATATCAAAAATTTGATCGAGACAAAGAACGATGAATTGATTAAGAAAAGACTCGAAGAATATTCGACCCAGATAAAAAATTATCTTGAAAATTATCCGGGACTGATTAAAAGCGAAGCTCTGTTCGAGAAGGCGGCACTCGATTTGTCGGTCGACTTTACGGTCTTTCAAAAAAACAAATATTTTTATTCCACACAGCCATATTATTATATGACCGGGTTAATGCCCGATCTGATTAACTATAAGGCATTTTCGGATATCGAAGGGAGGAATAAGAACATTATTTACCTGAGCGGTGTTTTTGAAGGGATTCCCTACTCTGCGCTCTATACAAAAATTGCAGCCGGCGGCGGCGAGTACATTCTTGAAATAAACGATTTCTTCAATTATATCTCTTTACCTTTATCGGACATCGAACTCGACGTTTTCATGTTCGGTATACTGTCGCTAAGTTCGATCTTGCTCGTTTTGCTGAGCACGCTGCTTGCAAATCAAATATCGCAGCCGATAATTAAACTTACGAGCGCAACAAAATCATTGTCCGGAGGCGATCTCAGCATTAAAATAGAAGGGAAGTATACGGGTGAAATCGGCGAGTTGACAAAAGGATTTAATATGATGGTTCAGCGCCTGAAAGAAAATCAGGAGGAGCTAGCAATGATGGAAAGGGAAACGGCATGGAAAGAAATGGCCAGACAGGTGGCTCACGAAATAAAAAATCCTTTGACGCCTATTAAATTATCCGTTCAACAACTGATCGCCGCTTATAGGGACAAATCTCCCAAGTTCGACGCAATCTTCGATAAAGTTACAAATACGGTTATAAATCAAATAGAACTGCTTACTAACATCGCTTCGGAATTTTCCAACTTTGCAAGAATGCCCAAACTAAATATTACAAAAATCGACCTGACCAAAATAATCGAATCGGTGATCGACTTGTTCCAGTCGGAAAAAATCGACATTGAGTTCGGTAAACCGTCCGGACGGATTATCGTGGAAGGAGACGAACAACACTTCACGAGAACTTTTGTGAATCTGTTCCGTAATTCGGTTCAGGCAAACGCAAAAAATATTTATGTTGACATAAAAGAATTTGATGATTATTTCGAAGTAACTGTTAAAGACGACGGCGAGGGAATAAAAGAAGAATTCAAAGACAAAATATTCGAGGAAAAGTTTACTACGAAAAAGCAGGGGATGGGATTGGGGCTAAAGCTTTCCCGCCGTTTTATCGAAAGCATTGGCGGTGAAATCGAGTTGGCGGAAACTTCGAAAGAAGGCGCCGTATTTAAAATAAAATTACCTAAAATAAAAACATGA
- a CDS encoding DUF4783 domain-containing protein: protein MKLLFHTAILFFMTATVLPQNRDADINRIFANIEEGLPAGSIDRFSNYFADKTFISLFNGKSGYFSANQAYYVLKDFFSIYRPISFKIDNLVIDTTNPFASGALRTSYRGIRKSAMVFISLQKYGDEWRISQITIN, encoded by the coding sequence TTGAAACTACTGTTCCATACCGCAATATTATTTTTTATGACGGCGACGGTTTTGCCCCAAAACCGGGACGCCGATATCAACAGAATTTTTGCCAATATCGAAGAAGGTCTGCCTGCAGGCTCAATTGACCGATTCTCGAATTATTTTGCGGACAAAACTTTTATCAGTCTTTTCAACGGCAAGAGCGGATATTTCAGCGCCAATCAGGCTTATTACGTTTTGAAAGATTTTTTCAGTATATACCGGCCGATTTCATTTAAGATCGATAACCTTGTTATAGACACTACGAATCCGTTTGCGTCGGGCGCTCTTAGAACAAGTTACCGGGGAATCAGAAAAAGCGCCATGGTTTTTATATCGCTTCAGAAATACGGAGACGAATGGCGCATTTCACAGATAACTATTAATTGA